Proteins encoded by one window of Streptomyces sp. NBC_01477:
- a CDS encoding 8-oxoguanine deaminase produces MTETSAEAGAGTTGTGAEPGAGRIVIENCAVATVDAAGTEYGTGHIVVAGNVIESVGAGPAPAGLAGVTRRIDGTGHLATPGLVNTHHHFYQWLTRGLAQDSNLFDWLVELYPVWARIDEDIVHAGAAGSLAMMARGGVTTAMDHHYVFPRGTGDLLGAEIRAAAETGVRFTAARGSMDRGKSDGGLPPDFAVETTEGALLATEAAIDTHHDASFGSMLHIAAAPCSPFSVSTGLLREAAVLARRKGVRLHTHGSETVEEEKFCHELFGMGPTDYFESAGWLGDDVWMAHCVHMNDSDIAAFARTGTGVAHCPSSNARLAAGIARVPDMLAAGVPVGLGVDGTASNESGELHTELRNALLINRLGGGEKALNARQALRLGTYGGAQVLGRAAEIGSLEPGKLADLVLWKLDGLGHASIADPVAALVLGAAAPVTLSLVNGRPVVEQGRLTRVDEDAIARLTRAQARRLARIAGLTG; encoded by the coding sequence ATGACCGAGACCAGTGCGGAAGCCGGCGCCGGGACGACCGGGACGGGTGCGGAGCCCGGCGCCGGGCGCATCGTCATCGAGAACTGCGCCGTCGCCACCGTGGACGCGGCCGGCACCGAATACGGCACCGGGCACATCGTCGTCGCGGGGAACGTCATCGAGTCGGTGGGCGCGGGACCCGCCCCCGCCGGTCTCGCCGGTGTGACCCGGCGGATCGACGGCACCGGGCACCTGGCCACCCCCGGCCTGGTCAACACCCACCACCACTTCTACCAGTGGCTCACCCGTGGCCTCGCCCAGGACAGCAACCTCTTCGACTGGCTGGTCGAGCTGTACCCGGTATGGGCGCGGATCGACGAGGACATCGTCCACGCGGGCGCCGCCGGGTCGCTGGCGATGATGGCCCGCGGCGGCGTCACCACCGCCATGGACCACCACTACGTCTTCCCGCGCGGCACCGGCGACCTGCTCGGCGCCGAGATCAGGGCCGCCGCCGAGACCGGGGTGCGCTTCACCGCCGCCCGCGGCTCGATGGACCGCGGCAAGAGCGACGGCGGGCTGCCGCCGGACTTCGCCGTGGAGACCACCGAGGGCGCGCTGCTGGCCACCGAGGCCGCCATCGACACCCACCACGACGCGTCCTTCGGGTCGATGCTGCACATCGCCGCCGCGCCCTGCTCGCCGTTCTCGGTCTCGACCGGACTGCTGCGCGAGGCCGCGGTGCTGGCCCGCCGCAAGGGCGTACGCCTGCACACCCACGGCAGCGAGACGGTGGAGGAGGAGAAGTTCTGCCACGAGCTGTTCGGCATGGGGCCGACCGACTACTTCGAGTCCGCCGGCTGGCTCGGCGACGACGTGTGGATGGCGCACTGCGTCCACATGAACGACTCCGACATCGCCGCCTTCGCCCGCACCGGCACCGGCGTCGCCCACTGCCCGTCCTCCAACGCCCGGCTCGCGGCCGGCATCGCCCGGGTCCCCGACATGCTCGCCGCGGGCGTCCCGGTCGGCCTGGGCGTGGACGGCACCGCGTCCAACGAATCCGGCGAGCTGCACACCGAGTTGCGCAACGCGCTGCTCATCAACCGCCTCGGCGGTGGCGAGAAGGCGCTGAACGCCCGGCAGGCGCTGCGGCTCGGCACCTACGGCGGCGCCCAAGTCCTGGGCAGGGCCGCCGAGATCGGCTCGTTGGAGCCGGGCAAGCTCGCCGACCTGGTGCTGTGGAAGCTGGACGGCCTCGGCCACGCGTCGATCGCCGACCCGGTGGCCGCCCTGGTCCTCGGCGCCGCGGCCCCGGTCACCCTCTCGCTGGTCAACGGCCGCCCCGTGGTGGAACAGGGCCGGCTGACCCGGGTGGACGAGGACGCGATCGCCCGCCTCACCCGCGCGCAGGCGCGCCGCCTGGCCAGGATCGCCGGCCTGACCGGCTGA
- the pucL gene encoding factor-independent urate hydroxylase: MPTMLGQNQYGKAENRVVRVTRDGDTHHIKDLNVSVALSGDMDEVHLSGSNANVLPTDTTKNTVFAFAKEHGIDSAEAFGIHLARHFVTSRQPVHRARIRIEEYAWERIPAGGADRGEHSFVRKGQETRTTEVAFDGERWQVISGLAGLVVLNSTDSEFWGFAKDGYTTLKETHDRILATEVNARWRFGWTGGEQDVPDWEESYAAVRGDLLGAFAETYSLSLQQTLFAMGSRVIDNSTGTAAIDEVRLSLPNKHHFLADLAPFGLKNDNEVYLAADRPYGLIEGTVLRDGAEAGIPVTD, encoded by the coding sequence ATGCCCACGATGCTCGGCCAGAACCAGTACGGCAAGGCGGAGAACCGCGTTGTCCGCGTCACCCGCGACGGCGACACCCACCACATCAAGGACCTGAACGTCTCGGTCGCGCTGTCCGGCGACATGGACGAGGTCCACCTGTCCGGGTCGAACGCGAACGTGCTGCCCACCGACACCACCAAGAACACCGTCTTCGCCTTCGCCAAGGAACACGGCATCGACTCCGCCGAGGCGTTCGGCATCCATCTGGCCCGGCACTTCGTGACCAGCCGGCAGCCGGTCCACCGGGCGCGGATACGTATCGAGGAGTACGCCTGGGAGCGCATCCCGGCCGGCGGCGCGGACCGCGGCGAGCACTCGTTCGTCCGCAAGGGCCAGGAGACCCGCACCACCGAGGTCGCCTTCGACGGCGAGCGCTGGCAGGTCATCTCCGGTCTCGCCGGCCTGGTGGTGCTCAACTCGACCGACTCGGAGTTCTGGGGCTTCGCCAAGGACGGCTACACCACGCTCAAGGAGACGCACGACCGGATCCTCGCCACCGAGGTCAACGCCCGCTGGCGGTTCGGCTGGACCGGCGGCGAGCAGGACGTGCCGGACTGGGAGGAGTCGTACGCGGCGGTGCGCGGCGACCTGCTGGGCGCGTTCGCCGAGACGTACTCGCTCTCGCTCCAGCAGACGCTGTTCGCGATGGGCTCGCGGGTCATCGACAACAGCACGGGGACCGCCGCGATCGACGAGGTGCGGCTGTCGCTGCCGAACAAGCACCACTTCCTCGCCGACCTGGCGCCCTTCGGCCTGAAGAACGACAACGAGGTCTATCTGGCCGCCGACCGCCCCTACGGGCTGATCGAGGGCACGGTGCTGCGCGACGGCGCCGAGGCCGGCATCCCGGTGACGGACTGA
- the uraH gene encoding hydroxyisourate hydrolase yields MTSVSTHVLDTSAGRPAGGVAVTLSVRTGPDAPWEPHGTSATDPDGRCKDLPALPEAATHVRLRFEVAPYLARHAHPAEAQQDAPRTDHGPRDSGAFFPEVAVVFAVVPGEHFHVPLLLNPFGYSVYRGS; encoded by the coding sequence ATGACATCCGTGTCCACCCACGTCCTGGACACCAGCGCGGGCCGCCCCGCCGGGGGAGTGGCCGTCACGCTGTCGGTCCGCACCGGCCCTGACGCGCCGTGGGAGCCGCACGGCACGTCCGCGACCGACCCGGACGGCCGCTGCAAGGACCTGCCCGCGCTGCCGGAGGCCGCCACCCACGTACGGCTGCGCTTCGAGGTGGCGCCGTACCTCGCACGTCACGCCCATCCAGCCGAGGCCCAGCAGGACGCCCCCCGCACGGACCACGGTCCAAGGGACAGCGGAGCCTTCTTCCCCGAGGTCGCGGTGGTCTTCGCCGTCGTCCCGGGCGAGCATTTCCACGTACCGCTGCTGCTCAACCCGTTCGGCTACTCCGTATACCGAGGGAGCTAG
- the uraD gene encoding 2-oxo-4-hydroxy-4-carboxy-5-ureidoimidazoline decarboxylase, producing the protein MTSSASPGLARLNAATAPAAAALLHEVCASVAWGAAVAARRPYDRLDGLLAASDTAMAALTAADLREAMAGHPPIGRPTPGDPASAREQSGVEASERAELLALNLAYQEAHGHVFLICATGATGARIRAALEARLGNDEGTEREIVRAELGKINRIRLGRLAATAQEDPS; encoded by the coding sequence GTGACTTCCAGCGCCTCGCCGGGCCTTGCCCGGCTCAACGCGGCCACCGCCCCCGCCGCTGCCGCCCTGCTGCACGAGGTGTGCGCCAGCGTCGCGTGGGGCGCGGCGGTGGCCGCGCGGCGGCCGTACGACCGGCTCGACGGCCTGCTCGCGGCGAGCGACACGGCCATGGCGGCGCTGACCGCCGCCGACCTGCGCGAGGCGATGGCCGGGCACCCGCCGATCGGCCGCCCCACCCCGGGCGACCCGGCCTCGGCCCGTGAGCAGAGCGGTGTCGAGGCGTCGGAGCGTGCCGAACTGCTCGCGCTCAACCTCGCCTACCAGGAAGCCCACGGCCATGTCTTCCTGATCTGCGCCACCGGGGCGACCGGCGCGCGGATCAGGGCCGCGCTCGAAGCGCGGCTCGGCAATGACGAGGGCACCGAGCGCGAGATCGTCCGCGCCGAACTGGGAAAGATCAACCGGATCAGGCTCGGCAGGCTCGCGGCGACCGCGCAGGAGGACCCCTCATGA
- a CDS encoding helix-turn-helix domain-containing protein, translating to MSAADGPAHPFAEAVKPLVDAMGGELVAPAQARGDDVVLSWEGAPVVAVRLPHLADSLDHLLADLRRRHGPLPELGRKEKQQVVRILEERGAFSVRHGVEIVASALGVSRFTVYNYLNRENAARDSQ from the coding sequence ATGAGCGCCGCGGACGGGCCGGCGCACCCCTTCGCCGAGGCGGTCAAGCCGCTGGTGGACGCGATGGGCGGCGAGTTGGTCGCGCCCGCGCAGGCGCGCGGCGACGATGTGGTGCTCAGCTGGGAGGGCGCGCCGGTCGTCGCGGTACGGCTGCCCCACCTGGCCGATTCACTCGACCACCTGCTGGCCGACCTGCGGCGCAGGCACGGGCCGCTGCCTGAGCTGGGCCGCAAGGAGAAGCAGCAGGTGGTGCGGATCCTGGAGGAGCGCGGCGCCTTCTCGGTGCGGCACGGTGTGGAGATCGTGGCCTCGGCGCTCGGCGTCAGCCGCTTCACCGTCTACAACTACCTGAACAGGGAGAACGCCGCCCGCGACAGCCAGTGA
- a CDS encoding amidohydrolase, which translates to MTPQAGPAPDAVAPPPPPPAPAPVPGDVLARAAELYVAVHRDPELSGAEERTAARLAAALGGAGLDVERGVGGHGVVGVLRNGPGPVVMIRAELDALPVREETGLPYASTVTAPGADGTPVPVMHACGHDAHLAALSGAAAVLAGTADAWRGTLVVVGQPAEETLSGAAAMLADGLYRRFPVPSHVLAQHVVPLPAGMVAHAEGPLLAGSATLEVVLHGRGGHAGAPQLSADPVIAAAAVVMRLQTVVSRETGPGEPLVVTVGSIRAGTPGGSNVIADRATLEVTVRAFSDESLERAVAAVRRIVRAEAAAAPLPAPPEPDVRVLSRSRPTVPDPGATAVVRRAHEAAFGPHRVTRWQPSMATEDFPLYGDAGLDLHGVPGIRTGYWMLGGAGPRQWAAAGGPGADAAARLAVLPPNHSPLFAPHPRLTLETGIAAMTAAARAALTVPAEVA; encoded by the coding sequence ATGACCCCGCAGGCAGGACCCGCCCCTGACGCCGTGGCCCCGCCCCCGCCCCCGCCGGCCCCGGCGCCCGTGCCCGGTGACGTACTGGCGCGGGCCGCCGAGCTGTACGTCGCCGTCCACCGCGACCCGGAGCTGTCGGGGGCCGAGGAGCGCACCGCGGCCCGTCTCGCCGCCGCCCTCGGCGGCGCGGGCCTCGATGTCGAGCGCGGTGTCGGCGGCCACGGCGTGGTCGGCGTCCTGCGCAACGGCCCCGGTCCCGTGGTGATGATCCGCGCCGAACTCGACGCGCTCCCGGTCCGCGAGGAGACAGGTCTGCCCTACGCGAGCACGGTCACCGCGCCGGGAGCCGATGGCACACCCGTGCCCGTGATGCACGCCTGCGGCCATGACGCGCACCTGGCCGCGCTGTCCGGCGCCGCCGCCGTGCTCGCCGGGACGGCGGACGCCTGGCGCGGCACCCTGGTGGTCGTCGGGCAGCCCGCGGAGGAGACGCTGAGCGGGGCGGCGGCGATGCTCGCGGACGGGCTCTACCGGCGCTTCCCCGTGCCGTCCCATGTGCTGGCCCAGCATGTGGTGCCGCTGCCCGCGGGCATGGTCGCGCACGCCGAGGGGCCGCTGCTCGCGGGCAGCGCGACCCTCGAAGTGGTGCTGCACGGCAGGGGCGGCCACGCCGGGGCGCCGCAGTTGTCCGCGGACCCGGTGATCGCCGCCGCGGCCGTGGTGATGCGGCTGCAGACCGTCGTGTCCCGCGAGACGGGCCCGGGGGAGCCGCTGGTGGTCACCGTGGGCTCGATAAGGGCGGGCACCCCGGGCGGCAGCAATGTCATCGCCGACCGGGCGACGCTCGAAGTGACGGTACGTGCCTTCAGCGACGAGAGCCTGGAGCGGGCGGTCGCGGCCGTGCGCCGTATCGTCCGCGCCGAGGCAGCCGCCGCCCCCCTGCCCGCGCCGCCGGAGCCCGACGTCCGGGTGCTGTCGCGCTCCCGGCCCACCGTGCCGGACCCCGGGGCGACCGCGGTCGTCCGCCGCGCCCACGAGGCCGCCTTCGGGCCGCACCGGGTCACCCGCTGGCAGCCGTCGATGGCCACCGAGGACTTCCCGCTGTACGGCGACGCGGGTCTCGACCTGCACGGCGTGCCCGGCATCCGCACCGGCTACTGGATGCTCGGCGGCGCGGGACCCCGGCAGTGGGCGGCGGCCGGCGGCCCCGGCGCGGACGCGGCGGCCCGGCTGGCCGTGCTGCCGCCGAACCACTCGCCGCTGTTCGCCCCGCACCCGCGGCTGACGCTGGAGACCGGCATCGCGGCGATGACGGCCGCGGCGCGGGCCGCCCTGACGGTGCCCGCCGAGGTCGCATAG
- a CDS encoding thiazolylpeptide-type bacteriocin, which translates to MAIIKQDTPLASLAQEILELESETFEITDYSDASEVMLGSSTSCSSTSTCSSTTSTTSCTA; encoded by the coding sequence ATGGCGATCATCAAGCAGGACACGCCGCTCGCGTCGCTGGCCCAGGAGATCCTGGAGCTCGAGTCCGAGACCTTCGAGATCACCGACTACTCGGACGCCAGCGAGGTCATGCTCGGCTCCTCGACGAGCTGCTCCAGCACCAGCACCTGCTCCAGCACCACCAGCACCACCAGCTGCACCGCCTGA